DNA from Candidatus Lernaella stagnicola:
GGAATATCGCCAGGGGGCGCTGCAGGCCGCGTCGGATCGCATACAGAACGCGGCGCGGCGGAGCCCTTTCCAAACCCAATACCGTGCCTTGTTGGCTTACGTCGAATTCCAGATGACACAGGACGACGCGGAGCGCAAACGTCTGCTGGGCGAATTGCGTAAATGCTCGGACGAGGATCCGACCGGCATCGACGTTCGCGTGTTCCACGGCGAGGCGCTGGAACGATTGGGTCGTATCGAGGAAGCGCACGAACAATTCCGGATAGCGGCGGAGATTGCGCCGAACGATCCAGAGTTGGCCGCCGCGGTCCGGCGGACGTATCCGTCCATTTCGGCCACGGAGTTGGAGCAACACGACGACGATCGGCCGATTAATTTGGCGGAAGCCGGCAAGTTGAAGCATAAGCTCGAAGAAATGGAAAAGGGCACCTACTTCGAAATTCTCGGAATCCAACCGGACACGCCGCTGCGCGAGACACGCAATCGATATTTTGAATTGGCGAAGATCTACCACCCCGACCATTTCAAGAACTCGCCGTATCAGGATGCGGTGGAAGACATTTTCGTCCTCATCAATGAAGCGTACGACGTGCTTTCGAGCGAAGAAAAACGCGCCAATTACATCAAGTCGCTCCAGGCGCTCGAAGATCAAAAGATTCAACTCGAACACGAAAAGCGGCGCAACGAACAGCGCATGCTGCAAAAAGGCCGCTCATTCATCGACGCCGGCAAGTGGACCGAAGCCTGCGAATTCCTTAGCCAGGCAATTGGCAGCGGCAATTACCAAAATCTTTTGTTCAAGGTCTTTTACGCCTGGGCTCTATTTAATCGCGATCAAAAAACCGATTCGCGCGCCCAGCAACGCGCCGAGAAGATTCTGGATGAAGTCGAGCGGCAAGACCCGACGTTGGCGGAAATATACGCCGTGCATGGCAAGATTTACCGTCGACTAGATCAATTTCGAAAGGCGAAGCAATTTTTCGACAAGACGCTGAGGTTGGACCCGGACCACATTGATGCCTTACGCGAAATGCGGTTGATGAACCAGCGTATTGCCGCGGAAGGCACAGAACCCAAAAGCGACCGAGATGAAAGCGATCCCGATGCCGACGGCAAGAAGGGGTTCTTCGGTTCCATCTTCGGTCGGCGGAAGTCATAAACGGCGAAAAGGAACAAAGCATCACATGGAGCCTAAACGCATACTCGTCGTGGAGCCGGCGCCCGAGCAACGGCAGGCCATCGAAGCGATTTTCGACCTCCGCGGAGACCAAGTTATCTTCGCCAAGGATGAAGAGGAAGCCTTCGCGATATTTAAAGACATCGAGTTTGACCTGTTGCTGATCGAGGTGTTGCTGCCGCGCGGGAGCGGCTATTCGCTTACCAGTCGCGTCCGCGACGCCGAGCAGGCCACCGGTCGACATACACCGATTTTGTTGATGGGCGGCGTGCTGCGCAACTTCAACATGGCCCATGAAGCGCGCATCAAGTTCGGTGCCGATAACGTGCTTGTCAAACCCTTTCAATCCGACGATATCCGGGTCAAATTGGCGATTCATCTCGACGGCATCGACCCCGCCAAGCTGGAAACCGAAGCCGATCTGCGCGCCGAATTGTTCGGGACGAAGAACACGAAAAAGCTCCCGTACGTGGAGCCGGTGCGGGTATCGGGTTGCCTGAACAAAGTGCCGTTCGCCCGCGTTCTGGGCGAATTCTGGCGCCTTGGGGAAACCGGGTACCTGCATTGCCAATCCGGTACGGTGGCCAAGACACTGCATTTTAACGGTGGCCGCCTCGTGTTCGTGTCTGGCGGCAATCGGCGCGAAACACTGGGTTGGTTGCTGGTGCGCGAAGGGTTACTCAACACAAAGCAGATCAACGTCGCTTTGGACAGAATGATCGACAGCGGCAAGAAACTCGGCGAAGTGTTGCTCGAACAACTCACGATTAACCCGCACGACCTGTTCCAGAAAATGCAGCACGAGATGGAGGAGAAAATACTCCATTTGTTTCGTTGGACCGACGGGCGCTACTGGTTCGAGCCCATGGCGAGTATCGACAGCGAAGATGTCGTTCCCTTGACGATCAACGTGGGCGATCTTCTACGGACGGGGATCGGGGCCATATATGACACGCCGGCGTTGATGGACGCCGAGTTCCGTGAATGGCTCAACGCACGCGTCAGGAAAACGATCCCTGACGATACGGCGTTGCGCGGTCTCCATCCCACGCGCCACGAAAAATTATTCTGGGACGCGGTGAACGGCGAAACAACGCTATCGAAGTTGTTGGACGGCGCCGAAGGCGAGCGCGCCGAGCTGATGCGATTTTTGTATCTGTTGGTGTGCCTTGGCGCGATTCATTTCGTGCCGGCGGAGACACGCGTCGAACAACCGGCGAACATTATCCGCGCGTCCTCCGGCAACGCCCACAAGCAAAAGATCGATGAACGTTTTCAAGAGATTTGCGACGTGCCGCCCGGCGAAGCGTTGGGCAGCGGCGAAGGCGACTTCAGCGAACGCCACAAGGCCGCCTGCCGCGGACTGTTAGAAGGCCTTTTCGGAAGCGGTTCCGACCCCGTCACGTTAATAAAAGCGGAAGCTGTTTTCGAGCGTTTGGACGAAGCCTACCGCACGGAGGCGCAATTGCCCCTCATCGTGCGGCGCAGCCGGACGCGTTACGAGAATCCGACTCCGCGGGAAAAAGTGCTGGAAGCGGAATTGCATTTCCAAAAGGGTATCGTGGCGTATCGAGAAGAGAACTTCCTGCAAGCTTCGGATCATTTCCAGATCGCGATTGACCGCGACGAGAACACCGCCGATTACCACGCATATCTCGGCTACACGCTGTTTCGGCAGAAAGACGCCCAAGAGGAATCGGAACCCGTTCAGGCTATTCGACACCTAAACAAGGCGCTGGAACTCGATATTCACTTGCCGGAAGCGTACCTTTTCCTTGGCTACATCCATTGGGAGCTCGGGCAAGAGAAGCGAGCCGAAAGCTATTTTGAGCAAGCGTTGGTATACGATCCCGACAACGTCGAGGCATTGCAGCATTTGCGCCTTCTGTTCGCCAATCGGCGCGCCCATGACGCGGCCGAACGGGGCGAGCGAAGCTTGCCGGCGCAACTGATCGAACATCAAAAGGAAATCATCGCCTTTTTCAACTTCATTCAAACCGGTGATTATTTCGACATCCTGGGTGTTTCCCACACCGCGACCGCGGGCGAAATCAAACAAGCGTATTTCAGCTTGGCGGGGCGGATTCGTTCGGAAAAGATTCATCGCGAAGCCGACGAAATCACGCGGGAACAGGCCGACGAAGTCTTCGCCTTCCTTACGGTGGCGTACTCAACATTAACCCACGACGCGCGGCGCCGGGAATACTTAGCGCGCTTGGAAACGCAAACCACGACGGGAATCCAAGAGGAAGCGGGCACCGCGGACCAGGCTCGCGCCGAAGAGGCGTTTCAACGAGGTCGCCGCAACCTTCGTCGGCAGGAATTGAAAAACGCGGTCAGCCACCTCCGGCACGCGCATGACATTATGCCCGGCGATCCAGGTTTTCTGGCGTGGCTCGGATTTGCGAAATATCGGCTCGCCGGCTACGCATCGACAATCGACGGCTTTCTGGCCGCAAGCGGGAAAGACGATATTCGCCGCGCTTTGATTCTCCAGCCCGGGCACGTGGACGCTTCGGTCTTATTGGGCAAGGTGTACATGCGGGAAGGCAAGTACCGACTCGCGGAAGAACAGTTCGACAACGCCCTGTTGGCCGACCGCGGGAACCTCGACGCCCTGAAGGCGTACCGTCGCATTCATACCCGCCGGAAAACCAAACCCGCCGTGCCCATTCATCGGCGGCTCAACGGCGATCAGGACCGCTTGTACGTCGAACTCAGCGAAGCGGTCGACGATTCTCTCGCCCGACATTATTTCGACGTGCTCAATATCTCGTTCGATGCCGACCGCGAAGAGATCAAAACCGCGTACGACGTGATGTGCGGCCGGCTCCTTCACTCGGTCGACCGCCAACAAGCGGCGCCCGACGTTCGTTTCCGCATCGATGAAATTCGCGACCGTTTGGAACGCGTCTTCAGCGTCTTGAACGACGACCATCTCCGGGAATGCTATCTGCTGGCGATGCGAGGCGATCAAAGCGCCGCCGGTGCGGAGGAAGGTGACACGCCGGAGGGCGACGATCCGTCTGCCGGCGAAGGCTCGCCGCAAAAGCTCGGGGTCCAAGACTCTGCGTTTTGGGACCGTGTCCGTCGCCGTTTCGGGAAGGGGACACCGAAGGAATAGCCGGGGTTAGTACTTGTCCTTTTCCATCGCGCTCGTAACCGTTCGCGCGCGCCGCCAGATAAACAAAACCACAACTGCCAAGCCTAGCGGGAACATCAAACGCATCAGCAGTATCGCAACAAACGACCAACCGGTTAAGTCCATGAACAGCGCAAAAAGGCCGGCCATCGTCAGCATTGTTGTTACGAAAAGGAACAGCAGTTCGAGTCGCGTGAGTTTCGAGGTTTGATCATGCTCTCGCGGGTCGAAGAACAGAATTCTCACTAAGTTTTGCTGGTAAGTTCGTGCCAGGCGTCGTTCGTCGACGGAGTACTCATCTTTGTCGTCGATGACGCCGCCGTAGCGTCGACTGCCGGTGGTCAACAAGTTGTTTTTAAGAACGAAGCCGACGTATTGCTTGTGCAGGTCCTCGTTTCCGAGGTCGGCGGTTAGGGCTTCCCACAACGCTTCCTCACGCGCCAGTAGTTCCGGATCCGCTTTCGGGGTTTCCGGCGCTAGGATTTCGCGTATCTGTCGATCGTCCATGGTTTACCGGTGTCTGAGTTTTTCCGCTGCCACTTTTTTGGCTTGTACCGAGACCATTCCCGGCACTTGCTTGCTTTTTGCCAAGCTATGCAAATCGCGAATATTCAAACGCAGTAGAAATTTTATGGCTGTGGGGAGGGGCGTTTTGGGATTCAAACACAGGCCGTGTACGACCTGGTAATTCTTGGTCCAGTCGCGGTTGCCCGTGATCATGCGAATGATTTCCTCCCGCGCCGTTTTGTCTTTCGTTAACTTAATCACCTCTTCGATTGTGAGGCGCGGATTTCTCAACACCGCTTCCTGGACCATTTTGTTCGGGCTTTTTATCAAAATTTGCCGCGCCTCAATGTTGCCCTTCATCGCAAGGCGCATTTTGTCGACTTCGCGGAGTTGGCGAATTCGAAACACCATGGAACGTCGTTCCTGGGAGCTAAGGTCGCGCCCGGGGTCGAGCAGAAATTCGACCGTGAACTCCTCCTCGGGCTCGAAAACTTCGGTTTCGAGATCATCAAGATCGACGCTTTGTTCCAACTCTGCAAAAAGGTCCGGATCCACCTCGATGCCGAGGGGGGCATCCAAATCGATCGATTCTTCCAACTCCGCCTCGGTGGGCAATTCCGTCTCGACGGCTTCGGCGGACTCTTCCATGTCAAAAGCGGCGTCCGTTTCCGCGTCGAAGTCTTCCTTCTCGACCGGCTCATCAAGCGGCTCTTCCGGCTCCGGCTCGGGGCCGCGCAGGATTTCTTCGATGGGTCGGCCGGTGGCCATCTCGACGAAGTTCCTGACGCGTTCCGCAGTGGCCAGGGGCAAAGCGTCGTTATCCAACAGCGCACGAACAATGGCGTCGTCGCGCAGCAAACGCTCCTGGTTGTTGGCGATGATGTTGAGCACCGACTCCTCGTTGCGAGTACGCGCCAACAACTCAATCGTTTCATCTACCGCGTTTCGATTGAGGACGAGCACTTCGAACAAGTGTGCGTCGGGCAGGTCGCGGTTGGCGAACCAGTGGAGGATTTTCGGCGAAATTTGATCGGCCAGCAGCGGCAACAAGAGCTCACGCGGCAACGACGTGAGACTGCGGCGCGCCGTCGCGCGGATTCGGCGATCCGAATCAGCCGCTAAATGATAAAGCAATATGGCCAGATCACTGGTACCCATGGGAAGCAAGGCGCGCGCGGCCATCATTTTGGTCGACATGGGGGCGTCTTGCGGGAACGCATCTTTGACGGAGTTAGGCAGCTCGTCCCAACTCATTGGCTCAAACGGACGCATGGAAACCCCTTTGAAGATACAACTTTTACGGTATCATAATGAAAAGCCGGTGCAGGATCAATCGACCCGCACCGGCTTTGATCGCGTTAGGCTAATCTTTTCTACTCTTCTTCTTCCTCATCTCCCTTGGCCGCGTCGATAATTTTCTGCGCGAGATCACTCGGAATCTCTTCGTAGTGCGAGAACTCCATCGTAAAAGCGCCTTGGCCGCTGGTCATTGAGCGGAGGTCGGGCTCGTAGCGCAGCACTTCGGCCAACGGTACCTGGGCTTTGATAACCGAGTTCTTCCCCTTGGTATCGATCCCGGCCGGCCGCCCCCGGCGGCTGGAGAGGTCGCCCATGACGTCGCCGGTATTCTCACTCGGGACGGTGATTTCCAGGTTCATAATCGGTTCCAGCAGGCAGGGCTTGGCCTGTTCGACCGCTTTTTTCGTGCACATGCTGCCGGCCATTTTGAACGCGGCTTCCGAACTATCTACCGGGTGGAACTTGCCGTCGACGCATCGAACTTCGACATCGACGATTTCGTGGCCGGCCAACACACCGCGCCCCAGGCGATCTTGTACGCCTTTATCGACCGCCGGGATGTACTGGCGCGGGATGACGCCGCCGACGATCTTGTCGACGAATTCATAACCTTCGCCGCGCGGTTTGGGGCTCAGCACCAGTTCGCATTCACCGAACTGGCCGCGACCGCCGGTCTGTTTCTTGTGGCGGTAACGGGCGCGTGCTTCGGCGCGGATCGTTTCCTTATACGGCACTTTCGGCGTCGATATCGTCACTTCCACACCGAATTTACGCCGCAGCTTCTCGACCGTGATTTCCAGGTGTCCCTGGCCGACGCCCTCGATGATGAACTCCTTGGTTTGCTCGTCAAAACGCAAACCAACGGTCGGATCTTCCTCGCAAAGGCGCTGCAGGCCGGCGGTAATCTTCTCTTCGTCGCCTTGACTCTTGGGCTGAATCGAGAAGCTGATGGACGGCGATGGCACTTTGATCAACGAATACTGAACCGGCGCCCTGTCGTCACACAGGGTGTCGGCGGTAAGCGTGTCTTTCAATTTCGCCACGGCGATGATATCGCCCACGACGCCTTCGTCGATGGCTTCTTTTTCCTTACCGAAAAGCTTCAGCAGTTGGCCCCAGCGCTCCTTGGTATCTTGATTCGGATTGAACGCGGTGGAGTCCGGCGTTGCCTTGCCGGAGATGATCCGCATCACACTCAAGCGACCGGCATGGCGGTCGATAATGGTTTTGAACACGATGGCCGAGAAGGGCTCGCCCTCTTCGGATTTGCGCTCCACTTCCTCTTCGGTGCCCGGCTTGACGCCAAAAGTGGGGTGCCGGTCCAGCGGACTCGGGCCCGATTCGGCGATCAGGTCCATCAAAGGTTGGACACCGATGTTTTTCGTAGCGCTGCCGCACATGACCGGGACGATCTCGCCGCTTTTGATGCCTTCTTTCAGGGCGGCAAGGACCGCTTCGGGCGCAAGCTCTTCGCCTTCGAGGTAGGCCATCATCAGGTCTTCGTCGTTTTCGGCGATCGCCTCAATGGCCTTCGTGCGATATTCCTCGACCTGGGCGGCCATGTCGGCCGGGACATCGATCGGGGAGGCTTTACCGTTGGCGAATGAGAACGCCTTTCCAGTCAGCAAGTCCACGACGCCGGTAAATGAGGTTTCCTTGCCGATGGGGATTTGCAGCGGCGTGAGGGTGACTTTGAAGGTCGTTTGAATTTCCTGCAGGACCTTGAAGTAATCGGCGCGCTCCCGGTCCATCTTGTTGATGAAAATAAAGCGCGGAAGGCCCATATCCGTCGCGTAGTCCCAGAACTT
Protein-coding regions in this window:
- a CDS encoding DnaJ domain-containing protein, producing the protein MKSYRVSYYGDIAQFHVREQLLSLAAQRESGVLFLRRERVLAKIYFEKGKIVFAQTNRARDSFVRYLFEEGQLDLATLEGWREKIADETESQSFADYYVEKAGLSKEQFQRTIQDWLQTLLRDIIRWYRGSYVYLFDDPLPPNAETLRVSLAPFTLVVDSATVEMRKSFLRRHFRDNLDDPILLADSTDKIVERLRLQDADAEFVHGLEGGVTVKNAILGRQSSTSRSFNLLFVMETLGMMSFPERLERRNRNGTGRSEMSVEGMALLQRLKETGAALLRLPPFELLDIGRFFSEEDLRKGYYTIAQNYHPKELVDSLPPELRELSYRIFEHASEIFEAFVVWEKKRLIDKFAAFRQLEKDYFGSSEAHDIGAEIEYLFGLTEYRQGALQAASDRIQNAARRSPFQTQYRALLAYVEFQMTQDDAERKRLLGELRKCSDEDPTGIDVRVFHGEALERLGRIEEAHEQFRIAAEIAPNDPELAAAVRRTYPSISATELEQHDDDRPINLAEAGKLKHKLEEMEKGTYFEILGIQPDTPLRETRNRYFELAKIYHPDHFKNSPYQDAVEDIFVLINEAYDVLSSEEKRANYIKSLQALEDQKIQLEHEKRRNEQRMLQKGRSFIDAGKWTEACEFLSQAIGSGNYQNLLFKVFYAWALFNRDQKTDSRAQQRAEKILDEVERQDPTLAEIYAVHGKIYRRLDQFRKAKQFFDKTLRLDPDHIDALREMRLMNQRIAAEGTEPKSDRDESDPDADGKKGFFGSIFGRRKS
- the fusA gene encoding elongation factor G; the encoded protein is MKVYESAKVRNVGFFGHGGSGKTSLAEAFLFNAKATTRLGRVEDGNTVTDWEPEEISKTHSIGTGIASAEWHRTRINILDTPGGANFAADSRFAMVAADLALITVCAAGGVEVQTEKFWDYATDMGLPRFIFINKMDRERADYFKVLQEIQTTFKVTLTPLQIPIGKETSFTGVVDLLTGKAFSFANGKASPIDVPADMAAQVEEYRTKAIEAIAENDEDLMMAYLEGEELAPEAVLAALKEGIKSGEIVPVMCGSATKNIGVQPLMDLIAESGPSPLDRHPTFGVKPGTEEEVERKSEEGEPFSAIVFKTIIDRHAGRLSVMRIISGKATPDSTAFNPNQDTKERWGQLLKLFGKEKEAIDEGVVGDIIAVAKLKDTLTADTLCDDRAPVQYSLIKVPSPSISFSIQPKSQGDEEKITAGLQRLCEEDPTVGLRFDEQTKEFIIEGVGQGHLEITVEKLRRKFGVEVTISTPKVPYKETIRAEARARYRHKKQTGGRGQFGECELVLSPKPRGEGYEFVDKIVGGVIPRQYIPAVDKGVQDRLGRGVLAGHEIVDVEVRCVDGKFHPVDSSEAAFKMAGSMCTKKAVEQAKPCLLEPIMNLEITVPSENTGDVMGDLSSRRGRPAGIDTKGKNSVIKAQVPLAEVLRYEPDLRSMTSGQGAFTMEFSHYEEIPSDLAQKIIDAAKGDEEEEE
- a CDS encoding tetratricopeptide repeat protein, which encodes MEPKRILVVEPAPEQRQAIEAIFDLRGDQVIFAKDEEEAFAIFKDIEFDLLLIEVLLPRGSGYSLTSRVRDAEQATGRHTPILLMGGVLRNFNMAHEARIKFGADNVLVKPFQSDDIRVKLAIHLDGIDPAKLETEADLRAELFGTKNTKKLPYVEPVRVSGCLNKVPFARVLGEFWRLGETGYLHCQSGTVAKTLHFNGGRLVFVSGGNRRETLGWLLVREGLLNTKQINVALDRMIDSGKKLGEVLLEQLTINPHDLFQKMQHEMEEKILHLFRWTDGRYWFEPMASIDSEDVVPLTINVGDLLRTGIGAIYDTPALMDAEFREWLNARVRKTIPDDTALRGLHPTRHEKLFWDAVNGETTLSKLLDGAEGERAELMRFLYLLVCLGAIHFVPAETRVEQPANIIRASSGNAHKQKIDERFQEICDVPPGEALGSGEGDFSERHKAACRGLLEGLFGSGSDPVTLIKAEAVFERLDEAYRTEAQLPLIVRRSRTRYENPTPREKVLEAELHFQKGIVAYREENFLQASDHFQIAIDRDENTADYHAYLGYTLFRQKDAQEESEPVQAIRHLNKALELDIHLPEAYLFLGYIHWELGQEKRAESYFEQALVYDPDNVEALQHLRLLFANRRAHDAAERGERSLPAQLIEHQKEIIAFFNFIQTGDYFDILGVSHTATAGEIKQAYFSLAGRIRSEKIHREADEITREQADEVFAFLTVAYSTLTHDARRREYLARLETQTTTGIQEEAGTADQARAEEAFQRGRRNLRRQELKNAVSHLRHAHDIMPGDPGFLAWLGFAKYRLAGYASTIDGFLAASGKDDIRRALILQPGHVDASVLLGKVYMREGKYRLAEEQFDNALLADRGNLDALKAYRRIHTRRKTKPAVPIHRRLNGDQDRLYVELSEAVDDSLARHYFDVLNISFDADREEIKTAYDVMCGRLLHSVDRQQAAPDVRFRIDEIRDRLERVFSVLNDDHLRECYLLAMRGDQSAAGAEEGDTPEGDDPSAGEGSPQKLGVQDSAFWDRVRRRFGKGTPKE